A genomic window from Nematostella vectensis chromosome 9, jaNemVect1.1, whole genome shotgun sequence includes:
- the LOC116617508 gene encoding uncharacterized protein LOC116617508, with product MFGVKEQVEGCGQWISTKSKRNFRQPLQKQHKKNTKKTFNTVFKRDHIPGVYISASPIPEHVKKRLARAKQCKLERFLKPFKVDQDFIEQDRGAIEEEMCKFGNAFKTRRVLGARRRQRWSGEGLESDNYMSGSYTKSIDVSGVMPLQQTMSPSEDCLHDCVDESSDKHPDCQRNNVPNRTRKLSDTENYAPNAKKIKCSSTGGINENYYDLDGCYSDKIRNPGNHDSLPTAVKFKETSCVDLDSSNDCIETGNHDKNHSSSNNDSEYAPIDLNNYASDGSMSESFHYTQWVRAQVNQCKHIQHKLNNDSENKNGTGRDDISTETSLIESPETKRSVIDGNNMGYIIDADGDHLRSFNAEADNVRSILGAEAFPASESEFEYSGWVWEQKSKCRKIQKGVQGMNNWSPLNLKDTTTHSLDSEGKDCEASFKSKKWTKEQRRKCKHLQHSSHQVDVLRTRGESEPHENLKQLKESGTGSGNNECPFYNSGHRMGVPGDNDDATFQDSESFRFSQWVQEQKLICKNLQTDPQ from the exons ATGTTTGGAGTAAAGGAGCAAGTCGAAGGCTGCGGTCAATGGATATCCACAAAATCCAAACGGAACTTTCGCCAGCCACTTCAAAAGCAACACaagaaaaacaccaaaaagaCATTCAACACAGTCTTCAAACGAGACCACATACCTGGAGTCTACATCTCAGCTTCTCCGATCCCTGAACATGTCAAGAAAAGATTGGCCCGAGCAAAGCAGTGCAAGTTAGAACGGTTTTTGAAGCCTTTTAAAGTAGATCAAGATTTCATAGAACAGGATCGTGGGGCTATCGAAgaagagatgtgtaaatttgGAAATGCATTCAAAACAAGACGGGTACTAGGAGCCCGTAGAAGGCAACGTTGGAGTGGTGAAGGGCTGGAATCAG ATAATTACATGTCTGGCTCTTACACAAAAAGTATTGATGTCAGTGGAGTGATGCCACTACAACAAACAATGTCACCATCTGAGGACTGTTTACATGATTGTGTTGATGAATCTAGCGATAAACACCCTGATTGTCAGAGGAATAATGTGCCTAATAGAACAAGAAAATTATCAGACACAGAAAACTATGCTCCAAATGCAAAAAAGATCAAGTGCTCATCTACAGGGGGAATTAACGAAAACTATTATGACCTGGATGGCTGCTATAGTGATAAAATTAGAAACCCTGGCAACCATGATAGCTTACCAACAGCTGTTAAATTTAAAGAGACTAGCTGTGTTGATCTTGATTCTAGTAATGATTGCATCGAAACTGGAAACCATGATAAGAATCATAGCAGTTCCAATAATGACAGTGAATATGCTCCCATTGACTTAAACAACTATGCCAGCGATGGATCCATGTCAGAATCATTTCACTACACACAGTGGGTAAGGGCACAGGTCAACCAGTGCAAACACATACAGCACAAGCTCAACAATGATtcagaaaataaaaacggGACAGGCAGAGATGATATAAGCACAGAGACAAGTTTAATTGAATCCCCTGAAACCAAAAGATCTGTTATTGATGGTAACAACATGGGATATATTATTGACGCTGATGGTGACCACTTGAGATCTTTTAATGCAGAAGCTGACAATGTAAGATCTATTCTCGGCGCTGAGGCTTTTCCAGCATCTGAGTCTGAGTTTGAATATTCAGGATGGGTCTGGGAGCAGAAATCCAAATGCAGGAAGATTCAGAAGGGTGTACAAGGGATGAATAATTGGTCTCCATTAAACCTCAAGGACACTACCACACACTCTCTGGATTCAGAGGGTAAAGATTGTGAGGCCAGCTTTAAGTCCAAGAAATGGACAAAGGAACAGAGAAGAAAATGCAAACATCTACAACATTCATCCCATCAAGTTGATGTACTAAGGACTAGGGGGGAATCAGAACCCCATGAGAATTTAAAACAATTGAAGGAAAGTGGTACAGGATCAGGCAATAATGAGTGCCCCTTCTATAATTCTGGCCACCGCATGGGCGTGCCAGGGGACAACGATGATGCCACCTTTCAAGACTCCGAATCATTTAGGTTCAGTCAGTGGGTACAAGAACAAAAGCTTATATGTAAGAATCTCCAAACTGACCCACAGTAA
- the LOC5510982 gene encoding circumsporozoite protein has product MLQNMSVSCNPNVSCNPNILCNPNVSCNPNVSCNPNILCNPNVSCNPNVSCNSNISCNPNFSCNPNFSCNPNFSCNPNFSCNPNFSCNPNVSCNPNVSCNPNVSCNPNVSCNPNISCNTNVSCNPNILCNTNVSCNPNILCNPNISCNPSVSCNPNVSCNPNISCNPNVSCNPNISCNPNVSCNPNVSYNPNVSCNPNISCNPNVSCNSNISYNPNVSCNPNISCNPNVSCNPNISYKPNVSCNPNVSCNPNISCNTNVSCNPNISCNPNISCNPNILCNPKCP; this is encoded by the coding sequence ATGTTACAGAATATGAGTGTCTCGTGCAACCCTAATGTCTCATGCAACCCTAATATCTTGTGCAACCCTAATGTCTCGTGCAACCCTAATGTCTCATGCAACCCTAATATCTTGTGCAACCCTAATGTCTCGTGCAACCCTAATGTCTCGTGCAACTCTAATATCTCATGCAACCCTAATTTCTCGTGCAACCCTAATTTCTCGTGCAACCCTAATTTCTCATGCAACCCTAATTTCTCATGCAACCCTAATTTCTCGTGCAACCCTAATGTCTCGTGCAACCCTAATGTCTCGTGCAACCCTAATGTCTCGTGCAACCCTAATGTCTCGTGCAACCCTAATATCTCATGCAACACTAATGTCTCATGTAaccctaatatcttatgcaaCACTAATGTCTCATGTAaccctaatatcttatgcaaCCCTAATATCTCGTGCAACCCTAGTGTCTCATGCAACCCTAATGTCTCATGCAACCCTAATATCTCATGCAACCCTAATGTCTCATGCAACCCTAATATCTCATGCAACCCTAATGTCTCGTGCAACCCTAATGTCTCATACAACCCTAATGTCTCATGCAACCCTAATATCTCATGCAACCCTAATGTCTCGTGCAACTCTAATATCTCATACAACCCTAATGTCTCATGCAACCCTAATATCTCGTGCAACCCTAATGTCTCATGCAACCCTAATATCTCATACAAACCTAATGTCTCGTGCAACCCTAATGTCTCGTGTAACCCTAATATCTCATGCAACACTAATGTCTCATGCAACCCTAATATCTCGTGCAACCCTAATATCTCATGCAaccctaatatcttatgcaaCCCTAAATGTCCCTAA